A window from Haloarchaeobius amylolyticus encodes these proteins:
- a CDS encoding DUF7342 family protein translates to MTEKEPMWPDEMDAAERVRHVALTRTEARNAGWIAEEADVSRDTAVKYLNRMVDQGDLKKLETGDGTSYRPDTVTQFLKEVRQLAESHTLDELTQELSAIGDEIDSWKETYDVESLPALRQSIGDEDLSGEERRERLDVIEEWEYNIEVRESVQLAISLKSSLTTLGADSLGNGPSETLPQEG, encoded by the coding sequence ATGACCGAGAAAGAACCAATGTGGCCTGACGAGATGGACGCGGCAGAACGTGTCCGGCACGTCGCACTCACACGGACCGAAGCACGGAATGCCGGATGGATCGCCGAAGAAGCGGATGTCTCTCGCGACACAGCTGTGAAGTACCTCAACCGAATGGTCGACCAGGGCGACCTGAAGAAACTCGAAACCGGCGATGGAACGAGCTACAGGCCAGATACAGTCACGCAGTTCCTCAAAGAAGTCCGGCAGCTTGCCGAATCGCACACGCTCGACGAACTGACCCAAGAGCTCAGCGCCATCGGGGACGAAATCGACTCGTGGAAAGAGACGTACGACGTCGAATCGCTCCCAGCCCTGCGCCAGAGCATCGGAGATGAGGACCTCTCCGGAGAAGAGCGCCGCGAGCGCCTCGATGTCATCGAGGAATGGGAGTACAACATCGAGGTTCGGGAGTCGGTTCAACTCGCAATCAGCCTCAAGAGTTCCCTGACGACACTCGGTGCTGACTCGCTCGGCAACGGACCGTCGGAAACGCTCCCACAGGAAGGGTAG
- a CDS encoding DUF7342 family protein, with translation MAESDSTDGPPPFDDAFSGDDVEQRVYGTILQTRSPTTARAIADQVDCDPKTARKYLGWFANLGIVTRHDGHPTTYERNDAYFEWRRINQLAAEHTTEELQRRVQELTAKISSYEDNYETPSPAAVDAVAVAEASTDVSIDDVYADLTDWATARQEREQYERARQQHASTNEREQASG, from the coding sequence ATGGCTGAATCCGACTCAACAGACGGTCCGCCGCCGTTCGACGATGCCTTCAGCGGTGACGACGTCGAGCAGCGCGTCTACGGAACCATCCTGCAGACGCGGAGTCCAACGACGGCACGGGCAATCGCAGACCAGGTTGACTGTGACCCGAAGACAGCCCGAAAATACCTCGGGTGGTTCGCCAACCTCGGAATCGTCACCCGTCACGATGGCCATCCGACGACCTACGAGCGGAACGACGCGTACTTCGAGTGGCGACGAATCAACCAACTCGCCGCCGAACATACAACCGAAGAACTCCAACGGCGCGTCCAGGAGCTGACAGCGAAGATCTCGAGCTATGAAGACAACTACGAGACTCCCAGTCCGGCAGCGGTCGATGCGGTCGCGGTAGCCGAAGCCTCCACTGACGTATCGATCGACGACGTCTACGCCGACCTCACGGACTGGGCGACTGCCCGCCAAGAGCGTGAACAATACGAACGAGCCCGCCAGCAACACGCCAGCACGAACGAACGGGAACAGGCGTCTGGCTAA
- a CDS encoding VirB4 family type IV secretion system protein, with protein MRNAILQASGGSLAQLTEWLLNPTSPEGAAMYAILVVVLGVVGKLLWDRHTADEEPEVDFSDVLDEETLEEGHAEGQLLDDISESHKTVTAPAAIEWETRAARVGEQWTTTLYIADYADYPNDGYLSDLFELTDVEFDLTAHITPKNQQRARNELQDIADDLQVDADLEQSVRSAYLQERANEAAATYKAVESGANVFDQGMFVTVRADDRDGLKDSVQKVKSALRDDPANLTPKTAICRQDLALQSAAPIGDNVFGRESIALGGAVGALLSSPHNATILEEGGVEFGIHKDNQSPVVIDPFARDNGYAMFTVGDTGSGKSFGSKQNFIRSIEQSKDRIGIILEPLNNWAGVSEALGAKRITVGGTLGLNPLEIRQTPDHVQRAMGEDASPFNEKLDDAMSFLTNFFALRGISLGDRRTTLEVGLKRAYKRNDITDDISTHSNPSPTIRDMMDVFEDMVDDPESFVVRSDEEAGKIREDATWLLDQLRPFEAEGRHANLGKSSEFDIRDEKVIYLDLAQQEGSVDSSTALTMQLLISLVYERAKETDKEVVFVIDEARYIMQDAASLSFLETVFRHHRHHDLSIRLVTQTVDEFFEHTESEAILDQCAVKQFHRLDGMDDQWADEFGLNYAQMRYVQDAVPGNEESGFSEALVGVDGEWRGIKVEAMPKEKAVIDFDANEDKTESLPGANRVTETTDVAMFREELEQASQEKGDTTVSAETGGRGSELIDDA; from the coding sequence ATGCGTAACGCCATCTTGCAGGCGAGCGGTGGGTCACTCGCCCAGCTGACAGAGTGGCTCCTGAACCCCACGTCACCCGAAGGTGCAGCGATGTACGCCATACTGGTTGTCGTCCTCGGAGTCGTCGGTAAACTCCTCTGGGACCGGCACACCGCTGACGAAGAACCCGAAGTCGACTTCTCAGATGTCCTCGACGAGGAGACACTCGAAGAAGGTCACGCAGAGGGCCAGCTCCTCGACGACATCTCCGAGTCCCACAAGACGGTGACCGCGCCGGCAGCCATCGAATGGGAGACACGAGCCGCACGCGTTGGCGAGCAGTGGACGACGACGCTCTACATCGCGGACTACGCCGACTACCCGAACGACGGCTATCTGAGCGACCTCTTCGAGTTGACCGACGTCGAGTTCGACCTCACAGCGCACATCACCCCGAAGAACCAGCAGCGAGCACGGAACGAACTACAGGACATTGCTGACGACCTCCAGGTCGACGCCGATCTGGAACAGAGTGTCCGCAGTGCATACCTCCAGGAGCGAGCGAACGAAGCTGCTGCGACGTACAAGGCCGTCGAGAGCGGCGCGAACGTCTTCGACCAGGGGATGTTCGTGACGGTTCGCGCCGACGACAGGGATGGTCTCAAAGACTCGGTTCAGAAGGTCAAGAGTGCGCTTCGTGACGACCCTGCGAATCTCACGCCGAAGACCGCGATCTGTCGACAGGACCTCGCACTGCAGTCTGCTGCTCCCATCGGAGACAACGTCTTCGGGCGAGAGTCTATCGCCCTTGGTGGGGCCGTTGGTGCCCTCCTCTCGTCACCACATAACGCGACTATCCTCGAAGAGGGCGGGGTCGAGTTCGGTATCCACAAGGACAACCAGAGTCCCGTCGTCATCGACCCATTCGCACGTGACAACGGGTATGCGATGTTCACCGTCGGCGATACTGGGTCTGGGAAGTCGTTCGGCTCGAAACAGAACTTCATCCGCTCTATCGAGCAGAGTAAGGACCGCATCGGCATCATCCTCGAACCGCTCAACAACTGGGCAGGCGTCTCCGAAGCACTCGGAGCGAAACGCATCACCGTCGGTGGGACGCTCGGGCTGAATCCCCTGGAGATTCGCCAGACGCCCGACCACGTCCAGCGGGCGATGGGTGAGGACGCGAGCCCGTTCAACGAGAAGCTCGACGACGCCATGAGCTTCCTCACGAACTTCTTCGCCCTTCGGGGCATCTCGCTCGGTGACCGTCGGACGACGCTCGAAGTCGGCCTCAAGCGCGCCTACAAGCGCAACGACATCACCGACGATATTTCGACGCACAGCAACCCGAGCCCGACCATCCGAGACATGATGGACGTCTTCGAGGACATGGTCGACGACCCCGAGTCGTTCGTGGTCCGTTCCGACGAGGAGGCCGGGAAAATCCGCGAGGACGCGACGTGGCTCCTGGACCAGCTTCGTCCGTTCGAGGCAGAGGGTCGCCACGCCAACCTCGGGAAGTCTTCAGAGTTCGACATCCGCGACGAGAAAGTCATCTATCTCGACCTTGCACAACAGGAGGGCAGCGTCGACAGCAGCACGGCGCTGACGATGCAGTTGCTCATCTCGCTCGTGTACGAACGGGCGAAGGAGACGGACAAGGAGGTCGTGTTCGTCATCGACGAGGCGCGCTACATCATGCAGGACGCCGCGAGTCTATCGTTCCTCGAAACGGTGTTCCGACATCACCGCCACCACGACCTCTCGATTCGTCTCGTCACGCAGACCGTCGACGAGTTCTTCGAGCACACCGAATCCGAGGCCATCCTCGACCAGTGTGCAGTCAAGCAGTTCCATCGGCTGGACGGAATGGACGACCAGTGGGCCGACGAGTTCGGCCTGAACTACGCCCAGATGCGCTACGTGCAGGACGCGGTCCCCGGGAACGAAGAATCTGGGTTCTCCGAGGCACTGGTCGGCGTTGACGGGGAATGGCGTGGCATCAAGGTCGAAGCCATGCCCAAGGAGAAGGCAGTCATCGACTTCGACGCGAATGAAGACAAAACGGAGTCACTGCCGGGTGCGAATCGTGTCACTGAAACAACGGACGTAGCGATGTTTCGCGAGGAACTCGAACAGGCATCACAGGAGAAGGGAGACACCACCGTTTCCGCAGAAACTGGCGGTCGGGGGAGCGAGTTGATCGACGATGCGTGA
- a CDS encoding phage NrS-1 polymerase family protein yields the protein MSGDSIVNASAIPTVLRQVEQWVCWKEERRDGRLTKIPVTPGTGSFASSTDAETWADFRTALAFVQKGRADGIGFVFTEEDEFVGIDLDKCRDPDTGEAEEDARNIIDRLDSFTEVSPSGTGYHVLIKGELPDGRNRRGSVELYDKARFFTVTGDHVEETPTQVARRQDALVAIHREYVQEDEPDQETGQGATTEDRTDTTSTPDVDLDDNELLRKAKNASNGEKFERLWNGNILGYDSQSEADMALCCMLAFWTGGDRAQMDQLFRQSGLLREKWDEVHYADGSTYGEKTVERAISRTSEYYDPGKGGRSVETTELPAATDTVDTGKENAYLSEKNQLLADRVAALEATLEEKDERIESLETQVERLQAELEGRENEPEVCEHEECDQTDGQDPATSLVSRTKRLLGRDDG from the coding sequence ATGAGTGGAGACTCGATCGTCAATGCGAGTGCAATCCCAACCGTGCTTCGGCAGGTAGAACAGTGGGTGTGCTGGAAGGAAGAACGGCGCGATGGGAGGTTGACGAAGATTCCGGTCACGCCCGGAACGGGGTCATTCGCGTCGTCGACTGACGCCGAAACGTGGGCTGATTTCAGAACGGCACTCGCGTTCGTGCAGAAGGGGCGGGCGGATGGTATCGGGTTCGTGTTCACCGAGGAGGACGAGTTCGTCGGGATCGACCTGGACAAGTGCCGTGACCCGGACACCGGTGAGGCAGAGGAAGACGCACGGAACATCATCGACCGGTTGGACTCATTCACCGAGGTTTCGCCTTCGGGGACGGGCTACCACGTGCTCATCAAAGGCGAACTCCCCGACGGGCGGAACCGGCGTGGGAGCGTGGAACTCTACGACAAGGCTCGATTCTTCACCGTGACCGGGGACCACGTCGAAGAAACGCCGACACAGGTAGCACGTCGTCAGGACGCGCTCGTGGCGATTCACCGCGAATACGTGCAGGAAGACGAACCGGACCAAGAAACCGGCCAGGGCGCTACTACAGAGGACAGAACGGACACCACATCTACACCAGACGTTGACCTCGACGACAACGAGCTTCTTCGGAAGGCCAAGAACGCCTCGAACGGTGAAAAGTTCGAGCGACTCTGGAACGGGAACATCCTCGGCTACGACAGTCAGTCCGAAGCGGACATGGCGCTGTGTTGCATGCTGGCGTTCTGGACCGGCGGCGACCGTGCCCAGATGGACCAGTTGTTCCGCCAGTCCGGGCTGCTCCGTGAGAAATGGGATGAAGTCCACTACGCCGACGGGTCGACGTACGGCGAGAAAACCGTCGAACGCGCGATTTCGAGGACATCGGAGTATTACGACCCGGGCAAGGGTGGAAGATCAGTCGAGACTACCGAGCTACCAGCTGCGACGGACACCGTGGATACGGGCAAGGAGAACGCGTACCTATCCGAGAAGAACCAGCTGTTGGCCGATCGTGTGGCAGCGCTCGAAGCAACGCTCGAAGAGAAGGACGAGCGGATTGAATCGCTCGAAACCCAGGTGGAGCGGCTACAGGCAGAACTCGAAGGCAGAGAAAACGAACCAGAGGTCTGTGAACACGAGGAATGCGATCAGACCGATGGGCAGGACCCAGCCACGTCCCTGGTCTCGCGAACGAAACGACTGCTTGGTCGTGACGATGGCTAA
- a CDS encoding type IV secretory system conjugative DNA transfer family protein, with protein MREYLRVTPTSGELTATGIPKAIASLHTLRSSEQPGLLQKLNPLHSTLPPRFEFLIISEGPEDPVEFYYGTDEHLDTLEARLRSIYPSSFDIEHVEIDPTTKLIPPAEYSREEFTEAVENDQLLYEFGTDERQTKEVDSSVDGTSVGEDASEQTWVEVGDTLVQVGSPVSRLEPGTQTVVDRPTLTTDGTILARPDVGLLHPLGVRWFGTATRKKDWMTTITPFSEASGNDDEGEVTDLPLATVIDHLNDTEHPIAFQVVFERRGDWTGSAETRMEDLESGMDTTFQRWVGDSLTLYEESSEAPDRLMSESAKKRVSRIRDKTPNRTFHVNLRAVTVPADDGDLKRLESRLNSLQAAFGKVAGSYYSIVGKSLRDSGWRQKTKQKNARTELERLLNRELVTDTGKRRPDLVLNGDELANFILIPPAEQLSIEGARGTRAEQQSRNPLPRPHQDIMQELRDGMAIGYALDENSKPEDVPTTVPPGLLPTHYGRFGTTGAGKSVATINDKLSAYANTDGPVILIDRKGDGMAENYMRAHARRFGMTDLEENVIHFRVPNTLPGFSFFDLEPALENGRNRTDAVQRKADHTEEILRLAMGPDAYDSAKVAPTLIKMLVKLLFDEEYGREHGHYRESTDYFEFRHLHQVIDQLREAGPPQVDLSEAPKSSNEAVTRTIRRQLQQDQQSFTIMMNGVSNRLDPISLDDRLRPVFNNTENNFDFRDHLDENTVILFDLGDLRDEAARLMTGLILTNLEDAIREQSHEIPMYPDDYVVNLIIDEAASVVVSDIMNNLLERGRSFRLSVGLSMQFPEQMEAAGGRKMYLNTLNNIGTLLVGKINVDRELARAMAHEEMSPEDFANRIRSLPRGEWIASLPSPTFGETGPYPFSLDPLPIPAGHPESDAPLTKREEQLFSETLSDIHERATDEYGVPDDAAPTTQTPEELHEVLDIDTDELDVAIAKIVRSVQLREGVREENGWVSVETVDDDLRNLFDDVDTDVPSYDELTTIRQRSRFLENTVNIDADEIVIRLTEAGEKIAEPDTGDVRAAGGSDHDAALLEIEEELTSLGFTVTILSQDGSEKSDAQATHPDLEETFAIEVETTTPEYPVKVLTNFRKAQEAEEVPLFVVRTGNEKTDWAKRVDGILNPPVRELDDGSIQFYTTDSTLTFNGGATKEGGVTAVRPRTESSDTNRSVWVQDDGSLVLRDGAGTEHLRVDSFDAVTKNRVPAIYSYDHASAEYLVHEPGETHTYESKADFEADWARINAPFIPAEELPNPEFGTDAYGIVILPEGGESVVYDSGTTVPIQTLLDTSFAVGQREDSFGMAVQEQTQTTPALPSADDDWKDDADAVTGRFASEYLVEDEGESVTSPVVYELYEEWVKSHNLEPDSKGWFGRRLKKHVDFEPATIRQDGSQVRCYEGLRLRRTEVSDE; from the coding sequence ATGCGTGAATACCTCCGTGTCACACCGACCTCGGGAGAACTCACTGCGACCGGGATTCCGAAGGCGATTGCAAGTCTCCACACACTGCGGTCGAGTGAGCAACCAGGGTTGTTGCAAAAGCTTAACCCACTCCATTCAACTCTCCCACCGCGATTCGAGTTCCTCATCATCAGCGAAGGGCCAGAAGACCCAGTCGAGTTCTACTACGGGACTGACGAGCACCTCGACACGCTCGAAGCTCGGCTTCGCTCTATCTACCCGTCGTCGTTCGACATTGAACACGTCGAAATCGACCCAACGACCAAACTGATTCCCCCAGCTGAGTACAGCCGCGAGGAATTTACCGAGGCAGTCGAGAACGACCAACTGCTGTACGAGTTCGGTACTGACGAGCGACAGACGAAGGAGGTGGACTCCTCCGTCGACGGGACGTCCGTCGGAGAGGACGCCAGTGAGCAAACATGGGTCGAAGTGGGCGACACACTGGTTCAGGTTGGTTCTCCAGTCTCGCGTTTGGAGCCTGGGACACAGACCGTGGTCGACCGACCGACGCTGACTACTGATGGGACCATACTGGCTCGCCCAGACGTTGGTTTACTTCACCCGTTGGGTGTCCGGTGGTTCGGCACGGCCACCAGGAAGAAAGACTGGATGACGACGATTACTCCGTTCTCGGAAGCATCCGGAAACGACGACGAGGGGGAAGTCACTGACCTGCCGCTGGCAACGGTCATCGACCACCTGAACGATACCGAGCACCCAATCGCGTTCCAGGTTGTCTTCGAGCGTCGCGGTGACTGGACGGGGAGCGCAGAAACGCGAATGGAAGACCTCGAGAGCGGGATGGACACGACATTTCAGAGATGGGTCGGTGACAGCCTGACACTCTACGAGGAATCCAGTGAGGCTCCCGACCGACTGATGAGCGAAAGTGCGAAAAAACGCGTCAGCCGCATCCGAGACAAGACCCCGAACCGGACGTTCCACGTGAACCTCCGGGCAGTCACCGTTCCAGCTGACGACGGCGATTTGAAGCGATTGGAGTCACGGCTCAATTCACTCCAGGCTGCCTTCGGGAAGGTTGCTGGGTCCTACTACAGCATCGTTGGGAAGAGTCTCCGAGATTCAGGGTGGCGACAAAAGACGAAGCAGAAGAACGCCAGAACGGAACTGGAACGTCTCCTGAATCGAGAGCTCGTCACAGACACGGGCAAGAGGCGACCAGACCTCGTATTGAACGGCGACGAACTCGCGAACTTCATCCTCATTCCGCCGGCTGAGCAACTCAGCATCGAAGGCGCGAGAGGGACTCGTGCTGAACAGCAGAGTCGCAACCCACTGCCACGCCCCCACCAGGATATCATGCAAGAACTCCGGGATGGGATGGCTATCGGCTACGCTCTCGACGAGAACAGCAAGCCAGAAGACGTTCCGACGACGGTCCCACCCGGGCTCCTACCGACGCACTACGGTCGGTTCGGGACTACTGGTGCAGGGAAGTCAGTCGCGACGATCAACGACAAGCTTTCGGCCTATGCCAACACGGACGGACCGGTCATCCTGATCGACCGCAAAGGCGACGGGATGGCTGAGAACTATATGCGAGCGCACGCCCGGCGCTTCGGCATGACCGACCTCGAAGAGAACGTCATCCACTTTCGGGTTCCCAATACGCTCCCCGGGTTCTCCTTCTTCGACCTCGAACCCGCGTTGGAGAACGGTCGAAATCGAACCGATGCTGTCCAACGCAAAGCCGACCACACCGAGGAGATTCTCCGCCTCGCGATGGGTCCCGACGCCTACGACAGCGCGAAGGTCGCCCCCACGCTCATCAAGATGCTCGTCAAGCTGCTGTTCGACGAGGAATACGGCCGTGAGCACGGCCACTATCGGGAGTCGACGGACTACTTCGAGTTCCGGCACCTCCACCAGGTAATTGACCAACTCAGGGAGGCTGGCCCACCACAGGTCGACCTCAGTGAAGCCCCGAAGTCGAGCAACGAGGCGGTCACCCGGACGATTCGCCGCCAGCTTCAGCAGGACCAGCAGTCGTTCACGATCATGATGAACGGGGTTTCGAATCGACTCGACCCAATCTCCCTTGACGACCGGCTGCGTCCCGTCTTCAACAATACCGAGAATAACTTCGACTTCCGTGACCACCTTGACGAGAACACGGTCATCCTGTTCGACCTCGGCGACCTCCGAGACGAGGCAGCCCGCCTCATGACAGGGCTCATTCTCACTAACCTCGAGGATGCGATTCGAGAGCAAAGCCACGAGATCCCGATGTACCCCGATGATTACGTCGTGAACCTGATTATCGACGAGGCAGCCTCCGTCGTGGTTTCGGACATCATGAACAACCTCCTCGAACGAGGCCGCAGCTTCCGACTCTCCGTTGGACTGTCGATGCAGTTCCCCGAGCAGATGGAGGCCGCAGGTGGGCGGAAGATGTACCTGAACACGCTGAACAACATCGGGACACTGCTCGTCGGGAAAATCAATGTCGACAGGGAACTCGCCCGGGCAATGGCCCACGAGGAGATGAGCCCGGAGGACTTCGCGAACCGCATCCGGTCGCTCCCCCGTGGTGAATGGATCGCCAGTCTACCGAGCCCGACCTTCGGTGAAACTGGCCCGTATCCGTTCAGTCTCGACCCGCTCCCGATTCCTGCAGGCCACCCTGAAAGCGACGCCCCACTCACCAAACGTGAGGAACAGCTGTTCTCTGAGACACTCTCGGACATCCACGAGCGCGCCACCGACGAGTACGGCGTGCCAGACGATGCAGCCCCCACAACGCAGACACCGGAAGAGTTGCACGAGGTTCTTGACATCGATACCGACGAACTGGACGTTGCCATCGCGAAAATCGTTCGGAGTGTCCAGCTTCGGGAGGGTGTTCGCGAAGAGAACGGCTGGGTGTCGGTCGAAACAGTTGACGACGACCTTCGGAACTTATTCGATGACGTCGACACAGATGTGCCGTCGTACGACGAATTAACTACCATACGCCAACGGTCGAGGTTCCTCGAGAACACTGTGAACATCGACGCCGACGAGATCGTGATTCGACTCACGGAGGCAGGCGAAAAGATTGCAGAACCCGACACAGGAGATGTCAGAGCCGCCGGTGGCAGTGACCACGACGCCGCCCTTCTGGAGATTGAAGAAGAACTCACCTCGCTTGGGTTCACCGTCACGATTCTCTCACAGGACGGGAGCGAGAAATCCGACGCACAGGCTACCCATCCCGACCTAGAAGAGACGTTCGCCATCGAGGTCGAAACGACGACGCCCGAATACCCGGTGAAGGTTCTCACGAACTTCCGGAAGGCACAGGAAGCAGAGGAAGTACCGCTGTTTGTTGTTCGAACTGGGAACGAGAAGACGGACTGGGCCAAGCGTGTTGACGGGATTCTCAATCCTCCCGTCCGTGAACTCGACGATGGCAGCATCCAGTTCTACACGACTGATTCGACTCTCACGTTCAACGGTGGCGCAACAAAAGAAGGCGGCGTGACAGCTGTTCGTCCGAGGACCGAGAGCAGCGACACGAATCGTAGTGTCTGGGTTCAGGACGACGGTTCCCTCGTTCTCCGTGATGGAGCGGGCACGGAGCATCTCCGAGTCGATTCCTTCGATGCTGTTACGAAAAACCGAGTACCGGCGATATACAGCTATGACCACGCCAGTGCCGAGTACCTCGTTCATGAACCGGGTGAGACGCACACCTACGAGTCGAAAGCAGACTTCGAAGCTGACTGGGCCCGAATCAACGCGCCGTTCATCCCTGCTGAGGAGCTTCCGAATCCGGAGTTCGGGACCGACGCGTATGGAATCGTGATCCTTCCTGAGGGAGGTGAATCAGTGGTCTACGACTCCGGGACGACGGTGCCGATCCAAACACTTCTGGATACGTCGTTCGCCGTCGGCCAGCGTGAAGATAGCTTTGGGATGGCGGTCCAGGAGCAGACTCAGACGACCCCAGCGCTTCCATCTGCAGACGATGATTGGAAGGACGACGCGGATGCTGTAACCGGGCGGTTCGCTTCGGAATATCTCGTTGAAGACGAGGGCGAATCAGTCACTTCTCCAGTGGTGTACGAGTTGTACGAGGAGTGGGTGAAGTCACATAATCTGGAGCCAGATTCCAAGGGCTGGTTCGGTCGACGTTTGAAGAAACACGTCGATTTCGAACCGGCAACAATACGACAAGACGGGTCACAGGTGCGGTGCTACGAAGGGCTGAGACTCCGTCGAACGGAGGTTAGTGATGAATAG